The Abyssicoccus albus genome includes a region encoding these proteins:
- a CDS encoding NRAMP family divalent metal transporter yields the protein MEQYNNNTLNRRRLMLGAIFLMVTSAVGPAFLTQTAVFTEQFAASFAFAIILSVIIDIGAQLNIWRVLTVANKRGQDVGNMVLPGLGSLIAILIVIGGLAFNIGNIAGAGMGFNALLGLDTRIGAIIAGVLAIIIFSSRNGTKVMDVVTQLLGITLLVIIGIVMIKVQPPYQEAATKMIIPDDPMSLVMPIITIVGGSVGGYITFAGAHRLIEAGVTGEENLDFVSKSANIGIITAGIMRFLLFLAALGVITAGVTLSKDNPPATIFEYALGDVGLRIFGLVLLIAAITSVIGAAYTSASFLRSFHPIFDRYNNIVIIGFIIFSTIVFAFIGKPVVLLIVAGAFNGMIIPIILTAILIGSRKKSIVGDYHHPTWMIVFGYVAVIITLLASFISIREVISMLFG from the coding sequence ATGGAGCAATATAATAACAACACATTAAATAGAAGAAGGTTAATGCTTGGCGCAATATTCTTAATGGTGACGTCAGCAGTAGGACCGGCATTTTTAACACAGACAGCAGTATTTACAGAACAGTTTGCAGCAAGCTTTGCATTTGCAATAATATTAAGTGTCATTATTGATATTGGAGCGCAGTTAAATATATGGCGAGTGCTTACAGTCGCGAACAAACGTGGACAAGACGTTGGAAATATGGTATTACCAGGACTGGGAAGCTTAATTGCAATTTTAATCGTTATTGGCGGATTAGCATTTAATATTGGTAACATTGCTGGTGCTGGTATGGGCTTTAACGCACTACTTGGATTAGATACTCGAATCGGAGCAATTATTGCTGGAGTATTGGCAATTATTATTTTCTCATCGAGGAATGGAACGAAAGTAATGGACGTTGTGACACAACTACTTGGAATTACATTGTTAGTCATTATCGGGATTGTGATGATTAAAGTACAGCCACCATATCAAGAGGCAGCGACTAAAATGATTATACCAGATGATCCGATGAGTTTAGTCATGCCAATCATTACAATTGTTGGTGGATCTGTTGGAGGATATATTACCTTTGCTGGTGCGCATCGATTAATTGAAGCGGGTGTCACAGGAGAAGAGAATTTAGATTTTGTATCTAAATCGGCGAATATCGGTATTATTACTGCTGGTATTATGAGATTCTTACTGTTCTTAGCCGCATTAGGTGTTATTACAGCGGGCGTTACGTTGAGTAAGGATAATCCACCGGCGACCATCTTTGAGTATGCATTAGGAGATGTAGGTCTTAGAATCTTCGGACTTGTGTTGCTTATTGCGGCGATTACTTCAGTGATTGGTGCGGCGTATACGAGTGCATCATTCTTAAGAAGTTTTCATCCTATATTTGACCGTTATAATAATATTGTCATTATTGGATTTATTATTTTTTCAACGATTGTATTTGCATTTATCGGAAAACCTGTTGTATTACTTATTGTAGCAGGTGCATTTAACGGGATGATTATCCCAATAATATTAACTGCGATTTTAATTGGTTCGAGGAAGAAGTCAATTGTTGGTGATTATCATCATCCAACATGGATGATTGTGTTCGGCTATGTTGCAGTGATTATTACATTATTGGCAAGTTTCATTTCGATTCGAGAAGTTATTAGTATGCTTTTTGGATAA
- a CDS encoding acetyl-CoA carboxylase biotin carboxyl carrier protein: MSQTEKLEQLIQMMNENELKVISIKEGEDEYYIEKAIKEVQQVPIQYPQIPMDGSQTMGSSEMNDNSEQTDHVQKSQLVGTYYNMQEEGVKAPFISVGDKVEKGDRIGVIEAMKVMNDVFADVSGIVEEIYVNNGTPVGYDDPLIRIKEK; the protein is encoded by the coding sequence ATGAGTCAAACAGAAAAGCTAGAACAATTGATTCAAATGATGAATGAAAATGAACTTAAAGTCATCTCAATTAAAGAAGGAGAAGACGAATATTATATCGAGAAAGCAATCAAAGAAGTACAACAAGTACCAATCCAATACCCTCAAATACCTATGGATGGATCACAAACAATGGGTTCAAGTGAGATGAATGACAACAGTGAACAAACAGATCATGTCCAGAAGTCACAACTCGTTGGGACATATTATAATATGCAAGAAGAAGGCGTCAAAGCTCCATTCATTAGTGTCGGCGATAAAGTTGAAAAAGGAGACCGCATCGGTGTAATCGAAGCGATGAAGGTGATGAACGATGTATTCGCTGATGTATCTGGAATCGTCGAAGAAATATATGTGAACAATGGTACACCAGTTGGGTATGATGATCCTTTAATTAGAATCAAAGAAAAGTAG
- a CDS encoding DEAD/DEAH box helicase — translation MVNFKSLGLSDQTVKALDELGFTEPTPIQEEAIPYMLEGRDVLGQAQTGTGKTGAFGLPLVEKVQANQGIQAMVLAPTRELAVQVAEQLKSFGKYHNLRVINIFGGVPIERQIQGLKKKPEIIVGTPGRVIDHLNRRTLKPEDIHTLILDEADEMMNMGFIDDMRFIMSKLPAHNRQTLLFSATMPKAIQQLVQQFMNSPEIVKTMNQQQSDPQITEYYTIVKELEKLETFTNFLDVHQPELAICFGRTKRRVDELTSALIAKGYRAEGLHGDITQSKRLEVLKKFKNDALDILVATDVAARGLDISGVTHVYNFDIPQDTESYTHRIGRTGRAGKEGVAISLVNPIEMDYIRQIEKDKNRTMQALRPPHADEVMKARKDDTVQRVKDLLNKGDEQQDRHTKTLASELIEEYGDVNVVTALLKEMMSQSDDVDVQLTFEKPLSKKAQNKSRGRKRGGNFKGGGKGRRDFKGGNRRKSNDRPNKSGEGRKPKAGFKGRTFADHKK, via the coding sequence TTGGTAAATTTTAAATCACTAGGGCTTTCTGATCAAACTGTGAAAGCATTAGACGAGTTAGGTTTTACAGAACCGACTCCAATTCAAGAGGAAGCGATTCCTTACATGTTAGAAGGACGCGATGTTTTAGGGCAAGCACAGACAGGTACGGGGAAAACTGGAGCTTTCGGACTACCTCTTGTTGAGAAAGTTCAAGCAAATCAAGGTATTCAAGCAATGGTACTGGCGCCGACAAGAGAACTTGCAGTACAAGTTGCAGAGCAATTGAAATCATTCGGTAAATATCATAATTTACGTGTCATCAATATCTTTGGAGGCGTTCCAATCGAACGTCAAATTCAAGGCCTAAAAAAGAAACCTGAAATTATCGTTGGGACACCAGGTCGTGTCATTGATCATTTAAATCGTCGTACGTTAAAGCCTGAAGATATTCATACGTTAATTCTAGATGAAGCAGATGAAATGATGAATATGGGCTTCATCGATGATATGCGATTCATTATGAGCAAATTACCCGCGCATAATCGTCAGACATTGTTATTCTCAGCGACAATGCCGAAAGCAATCCAACAGTTAGTTCAACAATTTATGAACTCTCCTGAGATTGTCAAGACAATGAATCAACAACAGTCAGACCCACAAATAACTGAGTATTATACAATAGTAAAGGAATTAGAAAAGCTTGAGACATTCACGAACTTCTTAGATGTTCATCAGCCAGAACTCGCAATTTGTTTCGGCCGTACGAAGCGTCGTGTAGATGAATTAACAAGTGCATTAATTGCTAAAGGCTATCGTGCAGAAGGATTACATGGGGATATCACACAATCGAAACGTTTAGAAGTGCTAAAGAAATTCAAAAATGATGCATTAGATATTCTTGTAGCAACAGACGTTGCTGCCCGTGGTTTGGATATTTCAGGTGTAACTCATGTTTATAACTTCGATATTCCGCAAGACACAGAATCGTATACACACCGTATTGGACGTACAGGTCGTGCGGGTAAAGAAGGTGTCGCGATTTCTTTAGTTAATCCGATTGAAATGGACTACATCCGTCAAATTGAGAAAGACAAGAATCGTACGATGCAAGCACTACGTCCACCACATGCTGATGAAGTAATGAAAGCACGTAAAGATGATACAGTTCAACGTGTGAAGGATTTACTTAATAAAGGTGATGAACAACAAGACCGTCATACGAAGACGCTTGCATCTGAATTAATCGAAGAATACGGTGATGTAAATGTTGTGACAGCATTATTGAAAGAAATGATGTCACAAAGTGATGATGTCGATGTACAACTTACATTCGAAAAACCATTATCGAAAAAAGCGCAAAATAAATCACGTGGCCGTAAGCGCGGTGGAAACTTTAAAGGAGGCGGCAAAGGACGTCGCGACTTTAAAGGTGGTAACCGTCGTAAATCAAATGATCGCCCAAATAAATCAGGTGAAGGTCGTAAACCGAAAGCTGGATTTAAAGGACGTACGTTTGCAGATCATAAAAAATAA
- a CDS encoding biotin-dependent carboxyltransferase family protein, whose product MSIEVIHPGMFSTIQDAGRHGLQHKGLSPAGAMDYKSFMLGNLMLENDNPVSIEMTMQGGVFKFNSDVAFIITGADMNADINGDAISNQIVYNAKAGEVLTFRQVNNGYRTYLTVKNGFDIETIKGSYATHTKIGIGGLNGRTLQADNIIPLKDPKTMPTKRINTFEIDKMDHIRFIPGKQYHRFKDVHVIPNYAYEISNTSDRMGIRLTGERIDVKHGHDIISEPIPLGSIQVSTDGQPIILMNDRQTVGGYVKLGTVYFADLPKLAQKAPGSEIYLVEGTLEEAIAEKEEMINRLNEVSNRAYDIRHTSRRIEQLLKRTV is encoded by the coding sequence ATGAGTATAGAAGTGATACATCCTGGGATGTTTTCAACGATTCAAGATGCCGGTCGACATGGACTACAACATAAAGGGTTATCTCCTGCAGGTGCTATGGATTACAAAAGCTTTATGTTAGGCAATTTGATGTTAGAAAATGATAACCCAGTTAGTATTGAAATGACCATGCAAGGTGGCGTATTCAAATTTAATAGTGATGTTGCATTTATCATTACAGGTGCGGATATGAATGCTGATATTAATGGGGATGCGATATCGAATCAAATCGTCTATAACGCGAAAGCGGGGGAAGTGTTGACGTTTAGACAAGTCAACAATGGTTATAGAACATATTTAACTGTGAAGAATGGATTTGACATTGAAACGATTAAAGGAAGCTACGCTACACATACTAAAATCGGCATCGGTGGATTAAATGGTCGTACACTTCAAGCAGATAATATTATTCCATTGAAGGATCCTAAGACGATGCCTACGAAACGTATTAATACATTTGAAATTGATAAAATGGATCATATCCGTTTCATACCAGGAAAACAATATCATCGATTCAAAGATGTGCATGTCATACCGAATTATGCCTATGAAATCTCTAATACTTCTGACAGAATGGGTATTCGATTAACAGGTGAACGCATTGACGTTAAGCACGGACATGATATCATCTCAGAGCCGATTCCACTGGGTTCAATTCAAGTGTCAACAGACGGCCAACCGATTATCTTAATGAATGATCGTCAGACGGTTGGTGGATATGTAAAACTCGGGACAGTATATTTTGCGGACTTGCCTAAGCTCGCTCAAAAAGCACCAGGTAGTGAGATATATCTTGTTGAAGGAACACTTGAAGAGGCGATCGCTGAGAAAGAAGAAATGATTAATCGACTGAATGAAGTGTCCAACCGAGCATATGACATTCGACATACGAGTCGTCGAATAGAACAATTATTGAAAAGGACGGTGTAG
- a CDS encoding PH domain-containing protein yields MKEIQLSKRGMYHLMCINFIWMLLIAIAGIYGVITYYIDDWVEWPKYVIIGLLVLAFIYRVFIYPFLYKKYTYFTVFRQMMKMKTGAFSVHEQHTPLDRIQEVREYQSFIQKMFHVKNVEIFTAGTELKIKSIDEAAADEMVENVMSYVKGVMSDV; encoded by the coding sequence ATGAAGGAGATTCAACTCTCTAAGAGAGGAATGTACCACTTGATGTGTATCAATTTTATATGGATGTTACTTATAGCAATTGCTGGTATCTACGGTGTAATAACATATTATATTGATGATTGGGTGGAATGGCCTAAATATGTAATTATCGGATTGCTCGTATTAGCATTTATATATCGAGTGTTTATTTATCCATTTTTATACAAAAAATATACATATTTTACTGTATTCAGACAAATGATGAAGATGAAAACTGGTGCGTTTAGTGTGCATGAACAACATACACCACTTGACAGAATTCAAGAGGTACGTGAGTACCAATCATTTATTCAGAAGATGTTTCATGTGAAGAACGTAGAAATCTTTACTGCAGGGACTGAACTCAAAATCAAAAGTATTGATGAAGCAGCGGCAGATGAGATGGTTGAAAATGTAATGTCATACGTCAAAGGGGTGATGAGTGATGTCTAA
- a CDS encoding UDP-N-acetylmuramoyl-tripeptide--D-alanyl-D-alanine ligase, with product MINISIEDVCKYCDGEMYHVKDSTKQIRGVTIDSREVQQDMLFIPLLGERTDGHRYVQQSNDDGALISLWQRDQANKPEGVPLIIVEDTLVALQQIAKYYLQRINPKVIGVTGSNGKTTTKDMIYTALQSTYNVQKTEGNYNNEIGMPLTILSLNKDCEVAILEMGMDRFHDIELLSNLAKPDIAVITNIGESHMEHLGSREGIAKAKSEITIGLKDEGLLIIDGDEPLLSSHRQETRYNTLTVGLDETSQIFVDQIDIREGMIQFKSNLTDEGQWIKLSLLGEHNAKNALYSLVVAKQLNVDMTEAIHQLATVELTPMRMQPIQGLNGSLIINDAYNASPTSMMSAIRSVRDLKERAILVLGDMLEIGDEKTSYYNSMAQLINESPSIEAVYLYGEDIVILEQRIDCYCKHFEDKTSMTSVLQQEMNEQTVILFKGSRGLKLETIIDGILADN from the coding sequence ATGATTAATATTTCAATTGAAGATGTATGTAAATACTGTGATGGAGAGATGTATCACGTTAAGGATTCGACAAAGCAGATTCGCGGTGTAACGATCGATTCCAGAGAGGTACAGCAAGATATGCTATTCATTCCGTTACTCGGTGAGCGGACTGATGGGCATCGCTACGTCCAACAATCAAATGATGATGGTGCATTGATATCGTTATGGCAGAGAGATCAAGCGAATAAACCAGAAGGCGTGCCGTTAATTATTGTTGAAGATACGCTTGTAGCGCTTCAACAAATTGCAAAATATTACTTACAGCGTATTAACCCTAAGGTGATTGGAGTCACGGGCTCGAACGGTAAGACGACGACAAAAGATATGATTTATACAGCCCTTCAATCGACTTATAACGTTCAGAAAACAGAAGGTAATTATAATAATGAGATAGGTATGCCACTAACAATATTATCCTTAAACAAAGATTGTGAAGTAGCCATATTGGAAATGGGAATGGATAGATTTCATGATATTGAGTTGCTATCCAACCTGGCAAAACCTGATATTGCAGTCATTACAAATATCGGTGAATCCCATATGGAACATTTAGGATCTAGAGAGGGTATTGCTAAGGCAAAATCTGAAATTACAATTGGACTAAAAGATGAAGGATTATTAATCATTGATGGTGATGAACCGTTATTATCATCTCATCGACAAGAGACTCGTTATAATACGCTAACGGTTGGTTTAGATGAAACTTCACAAATTTTTGTAGATCAAATTGATATACGTGAAGGAATGATTCAGTTTAAGTCGAATCTTACGGATGAAGGGCAATGGATTAAATTATCGCTACTAGGTGAGCACAATGCAAAGAATGCATTATACAGCTTAGTCGTCGCGAAACAATTGAATGTTGATATGACTGAAGCCATTCATCAATTAGCGACTGTTGAATTAACTCCGATGCGTATGCAACCGATTCAAGGATTGAATGGATCACTAATCATTAACGATGCATACAATGCAAGTCCTACGAGTATGATGAGCGCGATTCGTTCGGTGAGAGACTTAAAAGAAAGAGCAATTCTTGTCTTAGGAGATATGCTTGAAATAGGAGATGAGAAAACATCTTACTATAATTCAATGGCGCAACTTATTAATGAAAGTCCATCGATTGAAGCTGTTTATTTATACGGAGAAGATATCGTCATTTTAGAACAACGGATTGACTGTTATTGTAAGCACTTCGAGGATAAAACCTCTATGACATCTGTATTGCAACAAGAAATGAATGAACAGACAGTGATATTGTTTAAAGGATCACGAGGTTTGAAACTTGAAACAATCATCGATGGGATATTAGCAGATAACTAA
- the accC gene encoding acetyl-CoA carboxylase biotin carboxylase subunit, which yields MKKILIANRGEIAIRVIRTCKKMGIKTVSVYSNTDQDALHVAMADEAYCIGPSNAKDSYLNMNNIITAAEMTGADAIHPGYGFLAENSNFARRCAENNIIFIGPTPETIDAMGDKAEARKTMVKAGVPVIPGSKDVIPTIEEARQKAHDIGAPLVIKAVAGGGGKGMRIVRDLENFDNLFHSAKNEALNAFGDDRVYIEKFIRTARHIEVQVIGDGHGDAVHLYDRDCSVQRNNQKLIEEAPAVIVPQDVKDRMTLDAVNAAKNINYAGAGTLEFLYVEETGEYYFLEMNTRIQVEHTVTEMVTGIDIVEQQIKVALFDTFELTQDDIQVTGFALECRINAEDPDHGFRPSPGKVEQLFLPSGPGVRIDTFLYQKYMISPFYDSMIAKVITFDNTREGAINRMKLALDEMVIGQFKTNLLYQYRILQHPRYMNNLIDIKFLEKNYFLEG from the coding sequence ATGAAAAAAATACTAATCGCTAATCGGGGAGAAATTGCGATACGTGTCATAAGAACGTGCAAAAAGATGGGCATCAAAACAGTCAGTGTCTATTCCAACACAGATCAAGATGCGCTTCATGTTGCAATGGCTGACGAAGCGTATTGTATTGGTCCGTCAAATGCAAAAGATAGCTACTTAAATATGAATAACATCATCACAGCCGCTGAAATGACTGGTGCGGATGCAATTCATCCAGGTTACGGCTTCCTAGCTGAAAATTCTAACTTTGCTAGACGTTGTGCCGAGAATAACATTATATTTATCGGTCCGACGCCGGAGACGATTGATGCGATGGGTGATAAAGCAGAAGCACGTAAAACGATGGTGAAGGCAGGCGTTCCGGTTATACCTGGTTCAAAAGATGTCATTCCAACGATTGAAGAAGCCCGTCAAAAAGCACATGACATCGGTGCACCACTTGTCATTAAAGCAGTAGCCGGTGGTGGCGGCAAAGGGATGAGAATTGTAAGAGATCTGGAAAACTTTGATAATTTATTTCACTCTGCCAAAAATGAGGCATTAAATGCATTTGGTGATGATAGAGTGTACATAGAGAAATTCATTCGAACGGCACGTCATATTGAAGTTCAAGTGATTGGAGATGGGCACGGTGATGCTGTTCATCTATATGACCGTGACTGTTCGGTCCAACGGAATAACCAGAAGTTAATCGAAGAAGCACCTGCAGTGATTGTGCCACAAGATGTTAAAGATCGAATGACGCTTGATGCAGTTAATGCAGCAAAGAACATTAACTATGCTGGTGCTGGAACACTTGAGTTCTTGTATGTTGAAGAAACAGGTGAATATTACTTCTTGGAGATGAACACGCGAATTCAAGTAGAGCATACCGTGACAGAAATGGTTACAGGCATTGATATTGTTGAACAACAAATCAAAGTTGCATTATTTGATACGTTCGAATTAACACAAGATGATATCCAAGTGACTGGATTCGCACTTGAGTGTCGAATTAACGCTGAAGACCCTGACCACGGTTTTAGACCTTCACCGGGAAAAGTTGAACAACTCTTCTTACCGAGTGGACCGGGCGTTAGAATTGATACATTCTTATATCAAAAATATATGATATCACCGTTCTATGACTCTATGATTGCGAAAGTCATTACATTTGATAACACGAGAGAAGGCGCAATTAATCGAATGAAGCTTGCGCTAGACGAGATGGTCATTGGTCAATTCAAGACAAATCTTTTATATCAATACCGTATTTTACAACATCCAAGGTATATGAATAACTTAATCGATATTAAATTTCTTGAGAAAAACTATTTCCTAGAGGGGTGA
- a CDS encoding D-alanine--D-alanine ligase, with amino-acid sequence MKKTIVLIYGGKSAEHDISILTAQSVMNAIDKEKFDVHPLYIGADGEWFKGEQIKGQIDDTTLLRSSIPIHNMIQALREVDGKVVDIVFPLLHGPNGEDGTIQGLLDVANIPYVGNGVLSSSVGMDKLVAKQLFTQRGLKQLPYVGFLHSEWLEYEDSVLHSIDKKLHFPMFVKPANLGSSLGISKVESTEELIEGIRQAFKYDRKVVVEQGVTAREIEVGVIGNDELQTTEPGEVVKQVDFYDYEAKYQEGNASLQIPAHIDEEQKKVMRHMATQAFKAADCAGLVRADFFLTEDGSIYINEINTMPGFTKFSMFPLLWANMNLAYSELIETLINLGIERFEQRQSISFQKDS; translated from the coding sequence TTGAAAAAAACAATTGTATTAATTTATGGTGGTAAAAGTGCTGAACATGACATTAGTATTTTAACAGCGCAATCTGTTATGAATGCCATTGATAAGGAGAAGTTTGATGTCCATCCATTATATATTGGGGCAGACGGGGAATGGTTTAAAGGAGAACAGATTAAAGGACAGATAGATGATACGACACTATTGAGGAGTTCAATACCTATTCATAATATGATTCAAGCATTAAGAGAAGTTGATGGGAAAGTTGTTGATATTGTATTCCCATTACTACATGGTCCGAATGGTGAAGATGGCACAATACAAGGATTGCTCGATGTCGCGAATATTCCTTACGTTGGGAATGGTGTGTTGAGTTCGTCAGTAGGGATGGATAAACTTGTTGCTAAACAATTATTTACTCAACGTGGCTTGAAGCAATTACCATATGTTGGTTTCCTTCATTCAGAATGGTTAGAATATGAAGACAGTGTGCTTCATTCGATTGATAAGAAGTTACATTTTCCAATGTTCGTCAAACCAGCAAACCTTGGTTCAAGTTTAGGGATTAGTAAAGTAGAATCAACAGAAGAACTCATTGAAGGCATACGACAAGCTTTCAAATATGATCGTAAAGTTGTCGTAGAACAAGGTGTTACTGCACGTGAGATTGAAGTCGGTGTTATTGGTAATGACGAACTACAAACGACTGAGCCAGGTGAAGTCGTAAAGCAAGTAGATTTCTATGACTATGAAGCGAAATATCAAGAAGGTAATGCTTCTTTACAAATACCTGCACATATCGATGAAGAGCAGAAGAAAGTCATGAGACATATGGCGACACAAGCGTTCAAGGCCGCAGATTGTGCAGGACTTGTTCGAGCAGACTTCTTTTTGACCGAAGATGGTTCTATTTATATCAATGAAATTAACACGATGCCAGGGTTTACTAAGTTCAGTATGTTTCCATTATTATGGGCTAATATGAATCTAGCTTATAGTGAATTAATTGAAACATTGATTAACTTAGGGATCGAGCGCTTCGAACAAAGACAATCCATATCGTTTCAAAAAGATTCATAA
- a CDS encoding FtsW/RodA/SpoVE family cell cycle protein, giving the protein METLSRKNAQTRSIIDRIDWWLIIFIGCFAIISYFSIKSAMTSGQYNTNFATRQMLYYVIGALFLIMMLFIKPKLLKKLTFPLYLLGTLSLILLIILPNTPFTPIVNGAQSWYKLGPISVQPSEFMKIILILILARTISEHNKYIVERTIANDTRLLFKIALWSLIPAACILLQNDLGTTLVFIAIILGMIVVSGVSWKILLPVLISFAALSSTIILTIILKPNLIEKVFNIQPYQLGRIYSWLDPYSYSSESGYHLINSLKAIGSGQFNGVGYTNGRIYIPENHTDFIFTIISEEFGFVGSSIVLLLFLAMFIHLIRIATLATSNFNAYFIIGFISMLIYQVFQNVGMTIQLLPITGLPLPLISYGGSALWSTMVGFGIVMSIYFHDNLNYSKKRYSKRKTKQFIEKTLQKKEKQNKKSDTKNKGEAIVQ; this is encoded by the coding sequence ATGGAAACATTAAGTCGTAAAAATGCCCAAACGCGTTCAATCATTGATCGTATCGATTGGTGGCTGATTATATTCATCGGTTGCTTTGCAATCATTAGTTACTTTTCTATTAAAAGCGCGATGACGAGCGGCCAATACAATACAAATTTCGCTACGAGACAAATGTTATATTATGTGATTGGTGCATTGTTTTTAATCATGATGCTCTTCATTAAACCAAAGTTATTGAAAAAATTGACGTTTCCTCTTTATTTATTAGGCACATTGAGCTTAATTTTATTGATTATTTTACCTAATACACCTTTTACACCAATTGTTAATGGGGCACAGAGTTGGTATAAGCTCGGTCCAATCAGTGTGCAACCGTCAGAATTTATGAAGATTATTCTTATATTAATTCTTGCGAGAACAATTTCAGAGCATAATAAGTATATTGTTGAACGTACCATTGCAAATGATACTAGGCTTCTCTTTAAGATAGCATTATGGTCGTTAATTCCTGCAGCATGTATCTTATTGCAGAATGATCTCGGCACTACACTAGTCTTTATTGCCATTATCCTTGGAATGATTGTCGTTTCCGGTGTAAGTTGGAAGATTTTACTTCCAGTCCTGATTTCATTCGCCGCACTATCTTCAACGATTATTTTAACAATTATTCTTAAGCCAAATTTAATTGAGAAAGTATTCAACATACAACCTTATCAACTTGGACGAATATACTCTTGGCTTGATCCATACAGTTATAGCTCAGAAAGTGGATATCATTTGATCAATTCATTAAAAGCGATTGGTTCAGGACAATTTAACGGTGTTGGTTACACGAACGGCCGCATCTATATTCCAGAAAACCATACTGATTTCATCTTTACAATTATTAGTGAAGAATTTGGATTTGTTGGCTCATCGATCGTTCTTTTGTTATTCTTAGCAATGTTCATTCATCTCATTCGAATCGCAACACTTGCAACGTCTAACTTCAACGCTTATTTTATCATTGGATTTATTTCAATGTTAATCTATCAAGTATTCCAAAACGTCGGCATGACTATTCAGCTTTTACCAATCACAGGGCTACCTCTTCCATTGATTAGTTATGGTGGTAGTGCACTTTGGAGTACAATGGTTGGATTTGGAATCGTGATGAGTATATATTTCCATGACAATTTGAATTATAGTAAAAAGCGTTACTCTAAACGTAAAACAAAACAATTCATCGAAAAAACATTGCAAAAAAAAGAAAAGCAGAATAAAAAATCAGATACAAAAAACAAAGGAGAGGCTATTGTACAATAG
- a CDS encoding 5-oxoprolinase subunit PxpA, giving the protein MTNTIDLNADLGESYGPFKKGNDEQIIPLISSANIACGFHAGDYLVMDQAIQLCREHGTGIGAHPAYQDIMGFGRRHMVYSYDEIEALITYQIGALYAFCIRHGVTLNHVKPHGALYNDAAKDKQLSEAIVNAIYAIDPKLKVMGLSGSLLTQVAEAKGMTAIHEVFADRNYNDDGTLVSRTLDNAMIENTEQAIDHVLQMVTEGTVTTVTGNKMPLKADSICVHGDGAHALQFVEQISDALKKEGVFVKTI; this is encoded by the coding sequence ATGACTAATACGATAGATTTAAATGCAGATTTAGGTGAAAGTTATGGACCTTTTAAGAAAGGTAATGATGAACAAATCATTCCACTCATTTCATCTGCCAATATTGCTTGTGGGTTTCATGCTGGAGACTATCTTGTGATGGATCAAGCCATACAATTGTGTCGTGAACACGGCACTGGTATTGGAGCTCATCCAGCATATCAAGACATTATGGGATTTGGAAGGCGTCATATGGTCTATTCGTATGATGAAATTGAAGCATTGATAACTTATCAAATTGGTGCGTTATATGCATTTTGCATCCGTCATGGTGTCACATTGAACCATGTTAAACCACACGGTGCATTATATAATGATGCTGCAAAGGATAAACAGTTATCTGAAGCCATTGTCAATGCAATTTATGCAATTGACCCGAAATTAAAAGTGATGGGACTCAGTGGCAGTTTGCTCACTCAAGTTGCCGAAGCTAAAGGAATGACGGCGATTCACGAAGTATTTGCCGATCGGAACTACAATGATGACGGCACACTTGTTTCCAGAACTTTAGACAATGCAATGATAGAAAATACAGAGCAAGCGATAGATCATGTTCTACAGATGGTTACAGAAGGGACAGTGACAACAGTGACAGGTAATAAAATGCCGCTCAAAGCCGATTCAATTTGTGTGCACGGTGATGGTGCACATGCATTACAATTTGTTGAGCAGATTAGTGATGCATTAAAGAAAGAAGGCGTATTCGTCAAAACAATATAG